One window from the genome of Desulforamulus ruminis DSM 2154 encodes:
- a CDS encoding methyltransferase domain-containing protein, protein MNSNVPKLNKDRVLNAIYHQFGEKDGVSIDNNIIELKQDVEAPLLKIGKKTKNIIIKNRFLYRWLYPIMRTVKSRIPQKYLYSDATCIDANELLKYNESEFVIRCYETILNRIPEEEGFNYYLNSLITRKLSKVLIINSIIQSEEAKTRNFYVINFKLKKLKAQVAHYVYKTPVFGHIAKAIMHMLRLPKEISHISRQFYYLRQEQCALRLQLDTYRTEMLSNAEILNNKIDLLNIDIKENLSNLEMRTKTGLCKLSTEADYRLNKLSTEINSELEELRSEAENKQNHYVEDIDRIQTKMQELINRTKTRSDHTDMTAIKGQDLDAYYLAFENKYRGTIEDIKQRQTFYLPRLDFINKASRHLIVDIGCGRGEWLKLLKDNGYTAIGVDLNKEMIKKCINNGLNVTLDDAIEYLKGCEDESIDAVTGFQIIEHLGTETLHQLAIEVKRCLKPGGMFLFETPNPESIYVGTTFYTDFTHNKPLPPDSIKFLFDYYGFGGVEIIRTGKKKEPHYIAQEYVDEVVWRYNMEQDYAVVGYRL, encoded by the coding sequence ATGAATAGTAATGTTCCTAAACTAAATAAAGATCGAGTTTTAAATGCAATCTATCATCAATTTGGCGAAAAAGACGGTGTTTCAATTGACAACAATATTATTGAACTTAAACAAGATGTTGAAGCACCACTTTTGAAGATTGGTAAGAAAACGAAAAATATAATTATTAAAAACAGATTTCTGTATAGATGGCTGTATCCTATAATGCGCACTGTAAAGAGTAGAATACCGCAGAAATATCTTTACAGCGATGCAACCTGTATTGATGCTAACGAACTTTTGAAATACAACGAAAGCGAATTTGTTATCCGTTGCTATGAAACCATTTTGAATCGAATCCCTGAAGAGGAGGGCTTCAACTATTATTTAAACAGCTTGATAACACGCAAACTATCAAAGGTTCTTATTATAAACTCTATTATTCAATCCGAAGAAGCAAAAACAAGAAACTTTTATGTTATTAACTTTAAATTAAAAAAACTCAAAGCACAAGTTGCGCATTATGTATATAAAACTCCAGTGTTTGGGCATATAGCTAAGGCAATAATGCATATGCTTAGATTACCCAAGGAAATAAGTCATATTTCAAGACAATTTTATTATTTGCGCCAAGAACAATGCGCCCTAAGGCTTCAATTGGATACATATCGTACCGAAATGCTTAGCAACGCTGAGATATTAAACAATAAAATAGATTTATTAAATATCGATATAAAAGAGAACTTATCTAATTTAGAAATGAGAACAAAGACCGGATTATGCAAGCTTTCTACCGAAGCTGATTATAGATTAAATAAGCTGTCAACTGAAATTAACTCCGAGCTCGAAGAGCTTAGGTCAGAAGCTGAAAACAAGCAAAACCATTACGTGGAGGATATTGATAGAATTCAAACAAAAATGCAAGAACTTATCAATAGAACTAAAACAAGATCCGACCATACTGATATGACTGCTATAAAAGGGCAAGATTTAGATGCTTATTATCTTGCATTTGAAAATAAATATAGAGGTACTATTGAAGATATTAAGCAAAGGCAAACCTTTTATCTACCAAGACTTGATTTTATAAACAAGGCGTCCCGGCATTTAATTGTTGATATAGGTTGTGGTCGTGGCGAATGGTTGAAATTGTTAAAAGACAACGGCTACACAGCCATCGGTGTGGATTTGAATAAAGAGATGATTAAGAAGTGCATAAACAATGGTCTGAATGTTACCCTTGACGATGCAATTGAATATTTAAAAGGCTGCGAGGACGAGAGTATTGATGCCGTTACAGGCTTCCAGATTATTGAACACTTAGGCACAGAGACACTTCATCAGCTTGCAATAGAGGTGAAAAGATGTCTAAAGCCTGGTGGTATGTTTTTGTTTGAAACACCAAATCCTGAAAGCATCTATGTTGGCACCACCTTCTATACGGATTTCACACACAACAAGCCCTTGCCGCCGGATTCCATAAAATTTTTGTTTGATTATTATGGCTTTGGTGGTGTCGAAATTATCAGAACAGGTAAAAAGAAAGAGCCACATTACATTGCCCAAGAATATGTAGACGAAGTGGTGTGGAGATACAATATGGAGCAAGACTATGCGGTAGTGGGGTATCGTTTATGA
- a CDS encoding ABC transporter ATP-binding protein yields MKIIEAKDLGKKYKRYPVRWKRMLEWLTRNKYKSHEELWVLRDINFSISPGEAVGIIGQNGAGKSTLLKIMTGTTQPTQGEYHVRGRVSALLELGMGFHPDFTGRQNAYTSGQILGIDNQEITRLMPEIGAFAEIGDYIDQPTRTYSSGMLVRLAFAVATVVRPEVLIVDEALSVGDAYFQHKCFDRIRKFKEEGTTLLFVSHDPSAVKSLCDRAILLDKGRLVREGTPEEILDYYNAVIAKASTEYKIKQSRGDSKGVVTRSGNELVTISNVKLLLNGKDATAVQVGEIVQIVVEFEAQQNVLNPTIGILLKDRLANHIFGTNTYHLGLNIGMCRAGEKRRVVFSVKLNLGPGHYSLTVAAHAEYSHLQGNYDWWDHAATFQMIRGKEEFFTGVCRLDTEVSIL; encoded by the coding sequence ATGAAGATAATTGAGGCAAAGGATTTAGGAAAAAAGTATAAAAGATATCCTGTCCGCTGGAAAAGGATGCTGGAGTGGCTAACCAGGAATAAATATAAGTCTCATGAAGAACTATGGGTCTTAAGGGATATTAATTTTTCTATTAGCCCAGGCGAAGCAGTAGGCATAATCGGCCAAAACGGGGCCGGTAAAAGTACCCTGCTTAAGATTATGACAGGAACAACGCAGCCAACCCAGGGTGAGTATCATGTCCGGGGCAGAGTATCGGCGCTCTTGGAGCTGGGCATGGGCTTTCACCCTGATTTTACCGGCAGGCAAAATGCCTATACCTCCGGACAGATACTTGGCATAGACAATCAAGAGATTACTAGATTAATGCCAGAAATTGGGGCCTTTGCTGAAATAGGGGACTACATCGACCAGCCGACTAGAACATATTCAAGCGGCATGCTGGTTAGGCTGGCCTTTGCGGTGGCGACGGTCGTACGCCCGGAGGTTTTAATTGTGGACGAGGCTTTATCGGTCGGCGATGCCTACTTTCAGCATAAATGCTTTGACCGTATCCGCAAATTTAAAGAAGAAGGAACAACTTTACTCTTTGTTTCCCACGACCCATCAGCGGTAAAAAGCTTATGCGACAGGGCAATTTTGCTGGATAAGGGCCGACTAGTTCGAGAAGGAACTCCGGAAGAGATACTGGATTACTATAATGCCGTAATAGCTAAAGCTAGCACTGAATATAAAATAAAGCAGAGCAGAGGGGACAGCAAAGGAGTTGTCACCCGCTCCGGCAATGAATTAGTAACAATTAGTAATGTTAAATTATTGCTAAATGGTAAAGATGCAACCGCCGTACAAGTAGGCGAGATAGTTCAAATTGTGGTGGAATTTGAAGCTCAGCAAAATGTACTTAACCCTACAATCGGGATTTTGTTGAAAGACAGACTTGCTAATCATATATTTGGAACTAATACCTACCATCTTGGCCTGAATATAGGTATGTGTAGAGCTGGAGAAAAAAGAAGAGTGGTATTTTCTGTGAAATTAAATTTAGGGCCTGGGCATTACAGTCTGACAGTTGCAGCCCATGCGGAATACAGCCATCTGCAGGGCAATTATGACTGGTGGGATCATGCAGCGACTTTTCAGATGATACGCGGTAAGGAAGAGTTTTTTACAGGTGTATGTCGCCTGGATACGGAAGTAAGTATACTATAG
- a CDS encoding ABC transporter permease codes for MFTIFKALWNYRQFICGLVVRDFQGRYMNSVLGAIWSILNPLAQILVYTLIFSQVMRAKLPGLDDTLAYSIYICSGIITWQFFSEVLLRSINIFIEQGGLLKKASFPRSSLPVYVFLSGGINFLIIFMLFLIFLLVTDRLPGLSIIALFPLVIIQISLAVGLGIFLGTLNVFFRDVGQAMGIILQFWFWLTPIVYPFKVIPEKFVSLLYFNPLFPIVRSYQEIFLNNSWPDWGAMLPAIGLAFLFLVLGYLTFTKLDKEMVDEL; via the coding sequence TTGTTTACTATTTTTAAGGCATTATGGAATTATAGACAGTTTATATGCGGATTAGTAGTTAGGGATTTCCAGGGCAGGTACATGAACTCCGTATTGGGAGCAATTTGGTCTATACTGAACCCTCTAGCACAGATACTTGTCTACACACTGATATTTTCTCAGGTAATGAGAGCCAAGCTGCCGGGCTTGGATGATACTTTGGCCTACAGCATTTACATTTGTTCCGGGATTATTACCTGGCAGTTTTTTTCCGAGGTTCTCTTACGGTCAATAAATATATTTATTGAACAGGGTGGATTGTTAAAAAAAGCAAGTTTTCCGCGCTCAAGCCTCCCGGTATATGTGTTTTTATCTGGAGGTATAAACTTCTTAATTATTTTTATGCTTTTCTTAATCTTCCTATTGGTAACGGATAGATTGCCTGGACTATCTATTATTGCGCTTTTTCCGCTGGTAATTATCCAAATATCCTTGGCGGTGGGTTTAGGTATATTTCTTGGCACTCTAAATGTTTTCTTTAGAGATGTTGGGCAGGCCATGGGGATAATACTGCAATTTTGGTTTTGGCTTACGCCAATTGTTTACCCTTTCAAAGTAATCCCTGAAAAATTTGTATCACTATTATACTTTAATCCCCTTTTTCCGATAGTTAGGAGTTATCAAGAAATTTTCTTGAATAATTCCTGGCCCGATTGGGGGGCAATGCTGCCGGCAATAGGACTTGCCTTCCTATTTCTGGTATTAGGCTATTTGACTTTTACTAAATTAGATAAAGAAATGGTTGATGAACTTTAA
- a CDS encoding glycosyltransferase family 4 protein: MRVVLATEAIKQPLTGIGRYTWELASRLLEHPSVHSIRYLSQGRWKNSKEVLGCGTSKGKGGNGKKQKEGVFYQQLVRSKAVGNVYDLLYPFLVKARVNSKETDLFHGPNYLVPKLDIPTVVTIHDLSTIVNPKWHLPQRAARINKSIIRSLKNASQIITDSQAIRKEVLTYFGLPEDRVAAIHLGVDSVFRPRTFANLQVPLGQFGLKPGSYSLCVATIEPRKNIMRLISAYRELPAQIRCQWPLVLVGERGWNSQEIHQEIIRAAQEGWLKYLGYIPQGLLPLLYAGCRLFAYPSLYEGFGLPIAEAMASGVPVLTSNRSSMPEVAGGASLLIEPEDEIALREGLSLALQDEGWRSRAVEEGLRHALEMTWDACIEKTIAVYDRAIRQ, translated from the coding sequence ATGAGAGTAGTATTGGCCACGGAAGCAATTAAGCAACCGCTTACGGGAATCGGCAGGTATACATGGGAGTTAGCTTCACGATTATTAGAGCATCCTTCCGTACATTCTATCCGTTATTTGTCACAAGGTCGTTGGAAAAACTCAAAAGAAGTATTAGGTTGTGGGACGTCAAAAGGCAAGGGTGGAAATGGGAAAAAGCAGAAGGAAGGTGTTTTTTACCAGCAACTGGTACGGAGTAAGGCGGTTGGCAATGTGTATGATTTACTCTATCCGTTTTTGGTAAAGGCTCGTGTAAATTCCAAAGAGACCGATCTTTTTCATGGGCCGAACTATTTGGTGCCCAAATTAGATATTCCTACTGTGGTTACTATACATGATCTCTCCACTATTGTAAATCCCAAGTGGCATTTACCACAAAGAGCAGCAAGGATTAACAAATCTATTATACGGTCACTAAAAAATGCGAGCCAAATAATTACTGATTCTCAGGCAATTCGCAAAGAAGTATTAACTTATTTTGGGTTGCCTGAGGATCGAGTAGCAGCAATACATTTAGGTGTGGATAGTGTTTTTAGACCACGAACCTTTGCTAATCTGCAAGTTCCTTTAGGACAGTTTGGCCTGAAGCCCGGCAGCTACAGCCTTTGTGTGGCAACAATTGAGCCTCGAAAAAATATTATGCGTTTAATTTCTGCCTATCGTGAGCTTCCGGCGCAGATTCGTTGCCAGTGGCCTCTTGTTCTGGTGGGTGAGCGAGGTTGGAATAGCCAAGAAATTCATCAAGAAATTATACGGGCTGCACAAGAGGGATGGCTAAAATACTTAGGCTATATTCCTCAAGGTTTATTGCCTCTACTCTATGCCGGTTGCAGGCTTTTTGCTTATCCATCACTTTATGAAGGCTTTGGGTTACCTATTGCGGAAGCCATGGCAAGTGGTGTCCCGGTATTGACTTCCAATAGATCCTCTATGCCAGAAGTAGCAGGCGGGGCTTCTTTGCTTATTGAACCGGAAGATGAGATAGCTCTAAGAGAAGGCTTGTCGTTGGCATTGCAAGATGAAGGATGGCGATCAAGAGCAGTGGAAGAGGGTCTTAGACATGCTTTAGAAATGACTTGGGATGCCTGTATTGAAAAAACAATAGCGGTATATGATAGGGCAATAAGACAGTAA
- a CDS encoding phosphomannomutase/phosphoglucomutase, protein MSMESSRKAFKAYDIRGRVPEELNSEIAYRIGLAYAQLFKASQVAIGRDVRQSSTMLAEALTKGLMDEGCNVLDIGLCGTEQIYFATDHYGLDGGIMVTASHNPMNYNGMKLVRQGSRPISGDSGLRELEEKAITGSFAENKLGKPGQYKQHDCLPDYINKLLSFVDLTILKKLKVVVNPGNGCAGPILDALASHLPFGFIQVNYSPDGSFPNGIPNPLLPENRESTAKAVRETGADVGIAWDGDFDRCFLFDEQGRFIEGYYIVGFLAQAFLRRFPGAKIIHDPRLTWNTIEMVQEAGGIAVQSKTGHAFIKERMRLEDAVYGGEMSAHHYFRDFAYCDSGMIPWLLILEAMCRDGKKLSELINERMNKFPCSGEINRRVLNPSTVMEIIEQQFSQGGKIDRTDGLSVEHDLWRFNLRMSNTEPLLRLNVEARADKELLEKKIQELLSIVDSM, encoded by the coding sequence ATGTCAATGGAGTCTTCGCGGAAAGCGTTTAAAGCTTATGATATTAGGGGACGTGTCCCAGAGGAGTTAAACTCCGAAATAGCCTATCGCATTGGACTTGCCTATGCCCAATTATTTAAAGCATCCCAAGTAGCCATTGGCAGGGATGTACGCCAATCCAGCACTATGTTGGCAGAGGCGCTGACAAAGGGTCTTATGGATGAGGGGTGCAACGTTCTGGATATTGGGTTGTGTGGCACCGAGCAGATTTATTTTGCGACGGATCACTATGGATTAGATGGGGGTATTATGGTAACCGCCAGTCATAACCCCATGAACTACAATGGCATGAAACTGGTTCGTCAAGGGTCAAGACCCATCAGTGGCGACAGTGGCCTGCGTGAATTAGAAGAAAAAGCAATTACAGGCAGCTTTGCCGAAAACAAACTAGGTAAACCAGGGCAATATAAACAGCATGATTGTTTGCCGGATTACATTAATAAATTACTATCCTTCGTGGATCTAACCATTCTCAAGAAGCTAAAGGTAGTAGTCAATCCAGGGAACGGCTGTGCCGGGCCAATCTTAGATGCCTTGGCATCACACTTGCCATTTGGGTTCATTCAGGTAAATTATAGCCCTGACGGCAGTTTTCCTAACGGTATTCCTAACCCATTACTACCCGAAAACAGGGAATCAACTGCCAAAGCAGTAAGAGAAACTGGAGCAGATGTAGGTATTGCCTGGGATGGTGATTTTGACCGCTGTTTTCTATTTGATGAACAGGGTAGATTCATCGAAGGATACTATATTGTGGGCTTCTTAGCCCAAGCCTTTTTAAGACGTTTTCCTGGGGCTAAAATAATACATGACCCTCGCCTAACTTGGAATACCATAGAGATGGTCCAGGAAGCAGGCGGTATTGCTGTACAAAGTAAGACAGGGCATGCCTTTATTAAGGAACGCATGCGTCTGGAGGATGCAGTTTACGGTGGCGAAATGTCAGCCCATCACTATTTCAGAGACTTTGCGTATTGCGATAGCGGCATGATTCCCTGGCTGCTCATCCTGGAGGCTATGTGTCGGGATGGCAAGAAACTATCAGAGTTAATAAACGAACGAATGAATAAATTCCCCTGCAGCGGAGAAATCAATCGCCGGGTTCTGAATCCATCTACCGTTATGGAGATTATAGAACAACAATTCTCCCAAGGTGGTAAAATTGACCGAACCGATGGTTTAAGTGTGGAGCACGACCTGTGGCGTTTCAACTTACGTATGTCCAATACCGAACCACTTCTACGCCTCAATGTAGAGGCCAGGGCAGACAAAGAATTACTGGAAAAGAAAATACAAGAATTATTGAGTATTGTTGATAGCATGTAA
- a CDS encoding glycosyltransferase → MKVALVHDWLTNFGGAERLIEIFHRLFPEAPIYTVLYDQTHLPESFKAMDIRTSFLQKVPFAKKKHQWFLQFMPLAVEQFDLSEYDLVLSSSTSCAKGIITRVGTCHISYCNTPMRYAWDFYHEYTEKKGLLLRSYVAWQMNHIRQWDRLTADRVDYFIANSQNVARRIQKHYRRDCHVIHPPVDTKFYHPAGNERNYFLCAGRLVGYKRIDLAVQAFSQLKLPLWVAGDGAEYKNLKKLAGSTIKFLGKVPDDELRSLYQRCRAFVFPGEEDFGIMPLEAQACGRPVIAFGRGGALETVVEGITGIFFEEQSADSLIKTVERFLQSETNFRPEIITAHTKNFEEERFESKILEFVTKKYLEYKSDSNSALSKGAV, encoded by the coding sequence ATGAAGGTTGCACTGGTGCATGATTGGTTGACAAATTTTGGAGGGGCAGAACGGTTAATTGAAATTTTCCATCGGTTATTTCCCGAGGCGCCAATTTATACCGTTCTTTATGACCAGACACACTTACCCGAAAGTTTCAAAGCAATGGATATAAGGACATCTTTCCTGCAAAAGGTACCCTTTGCCAAAAAAAAGCATCAGTGGTTCCTACAATTTATGCCTTTAGCAGTAGAGCAGTTTGACTTATCGGAATATGACTTGGTGCTGAGTTCTTCTACCTCTTGTGCGAAAGGAATCATTACAAGAGTCGGTACCTGTCATATTTCTTACTGCAATACCCCCATGCGCTACGCTTGGGATTTTTATCATGAATATACCGAAAAAAAGGGGTTGCTGCTTCGATCCTATGTTGCCTGGCAGATGAATCATATCAGACAATGGGATCGACTGACTGCAGACCGGGTAGATTATTTTATTGCCAATTCTCAAAACGTTGCCCGAAGAATACAGAAACATTATCGGAGGGATTGCCACGTTATTCACCCTCCGGTGGATACAAAGTTTTACCATCCAGCAGGCAATGAAAGAAACTATTTTTTATGTGCAGGCAGACTTGTGGGTTACAAAAGAATAGACCTGGCAGTGCAAGCCTTTTCACAGCTCAAACTGCCCCTATGGGTGGCCGGTGATGGAGCAGAATACAAAAATCTGAAAAAGCTGGCAGGTTCTACGATAAAATTCTTAGGAAAAGTGCCGGATGATGAATTGCGTAGTTTGTATCAGCGATGTCGGGCTTTTGTTTTTCCGGGAGAAGAAGACTTCGGCATTATGCCTCTGGAAGCTCAGGCCTGCGGCCGCCCGGTTATTGCCTTTGGGAGAGGTGGCGCCCTGGAGACAGTGGTTGAGGGAATAACGGGCATCTTTTTTGAGGAGCAGTCTGCAGATTCTCTAATAAAAACAGTGGAACGGTTTCTACAATCAGAAACTAATTTTAGACCAGAAATAATTACAGCTCACACCAAAAACTTTGAAGAAGAAAGATTTGAATCAAAAATTCTTGAATTTGTTACAAAAAAATATTTGGAATACAAAAGTGATTCCAACTCTGCGCTGTCGAAAGGGGCAGTATAA
- a CDS encoding mannose-1-phosphate guanylyltransferase/mannose-6-phosphate isomerase, with product MVKLIVLAGGGGTRLFPVSRTSYPKQFLKLATERSLLIETLKRFEKKIKPENMIIVTNKEYKHHVLSELKAYGFKGVHVILEPTSRNTAPAIALAVQYCKEVLNAGESQCILVTPSDHIIKPGEAMVSATAEAIALSSKGYFTTFGVVPDKPETGYGYIKAYKENIKIKHGEIKCFSAFEVEKFVEKPTKEKAEEYFASGEYYWNSGMFAFTIGTFFKELEVYCPDIYHLIQQGYAPALKHFDQMPNISIDYALAERSHLVAVIPLQLKWSDVGSWDALYEILEKDNEGNALTGDCVTVDCRNSMLVASDRLVAAVGLDETIIVETNDAIVVAKKGESQKIKDLVGFLKNNQRKEVSEHTTTYRPWGSYTILTEGSGFKVKRIMVLPGERLSLQMHYHRSEHWVVIAGTAKVTIGEQEIMVHESESVFVPKSTKHCLENPGKIPLEIIEVQTGTYLEEDDIVRFDDIYGRIDN from the coding sequence ATGGTGAAATTAATAGTCCTGGCTGGAGGAGGAGGAACCCGTTTATTTCCCGTATCCAGAACCAGTTATCCAAAACAATTTTTGAAACTAGCCACAGAAAGATCATTACTAATCGAAACGTTGAAGCGATTTGAAAAAAAGATTAAACCTGAAAACATGATTATTGTTACTAATAAAGAATATAAACATCATGTGCTGAGCGAGCTAAAAGCATATGGGTTTAAAGGTGTGCACGTAATTTTAGAACCTACTTCCCGTAACACGGCTCCTGCAATTGCTTTAGCTGTTCAATATTGCAAAGAAGTGTTAAATGCCGGAGAATCTCAATGTATTTTGGTAACGCCCTCAGATCATATTATTAAACCGGGCGAGGCAATGGTTTCAGCCACTGCTGAAGCAATAGCGCTTTCTTCTAAAGGGTACTTCACGACTTTTGGTGTTGTTCCAGATAAGCCAGAAACAGGCTATGGTTATATAAAAGCATATAAAGAAAATATTAAAATTAAACATGGTGAAATTAAATGCTTTTCTGCCTTTGAAGTAGAAAAATTTGTAGAGAAACCTACTAAGGAAAAAGCAGAAGAATATTTTGCATCAGGAGAGTATTACTGGAATTCAGGTATGTTTGCTTTTACAATTGGTACTTTTTTTAAAGAGTTGGAAGTTTATTGTCCGGATATTTATCATCTTATTCAACAAGGCTATGCTCCCGCATTAAAGCATTTTGATCAGATGCCTAACATATCCATTGATTATGCATTAGCGGAGCGTTCTCATTTGGTTGCGGTCATTCCATTGCAGCTAAAATGGAGCGATGTTGGTTCTTGGGATGCATTATATGAAATTCTTGAAAAAGATAATGAGGGAAATGCATTAACCGGCGATTGTGTAACGGTTGACTGCAGAAATTCCATGTTAGTTGCTAGCGATCGATTGGTTGCAGCCGTAGGTTTAGATGAAACCATTATTGTAGAAACAAATGATGCAATTGTCGTTGCTAAAAAAGGCGAATCTCAAAAAATAAAAGACTTGGTGGGATTTTTAAAGAATAATCAACGTAAAGAAGTAAGTGAACACACGACAACTTATCGGCCTTGGGGTTCCTATACCATCTTAACCGAAGGAAGCGGTTTTAAAGTTAAAAGAATAATGGTCCTACCTGGAGAAAGATTAAGCCTGCAGATGCATTATCATCGAAGCGAACACTGGGTGGTCATTGCGGGCACAGCCAAAGTAACTATTGGAGAGCAAGAAATAATGGTTCATGAGAGCGAAAGTGTTTTTGTTCCAAAATCCACCAAGCACTGCCTGGAAAACCCGGGGAAAATACCTTTAGAAATTATTGAAGTACAGACCGGAACTTATCTTGAAGAGGATGATATTGTAAGATTTGACGATATTTATGGCCGCATAGATAATTAA
- a CDS encoding GDP-mannose 4,6-dehydratase: MKILVTGANGFVGRHLVDYLKEGHTIYASGRALTPPDNLDTLYLNMDITDPSSIKKALKYSTPDVVFHLAAQSTVRLAWEDPVSTVDVNITGTINLLKALRDMMPRTRLITIGSSEEYGLTGKLGEPLTEKHPCLPQNPYAISKFAMGQMVLQLSQKYEMEVIHVRPFNHFGPGQQMGYVVSDFASQIAEIEQKIKPPVLRVGNLNAKRDFTDVTDVVRAYALLMEKSPAAGIYNVCSGIARSAQDILEILINQAKVSIEVVQDASKLRPSEVPLFIGSNAKIYQATTWRPKLEFENSIIKTLNWWRDKVKINAGR, translated from the coding sequence ATGAAAATACTGGTTACAGGTGCAAACGGTTTTGTAGGGCGACATTTAGTCGATTACTTAAAGGAAGGACATACGATATATGCTTCAGGGCGTGCGCTGACACCTCCGGATAATTTAGACACCTTGTACCTGAATATGGATATTACAGACCCTTCCAGTATAAAAAAGGCATTAAAATACAGCACACCAGATGTGGTTTTTCACTTGGCTGCCCAGAGCACGGTCAGACTAGCCTGGGAAGATCCCGTGAGTACAGTTGATGTGAATATTACAGGAACTATAAATTTGTTGAAAGCGTTAAGGGATATGATGCCGCGGACGCGGTTAATAACCATAGGTTCAAGTGAGGAATATGGCTTAACCGGAAAATTAGGAGAGCCTTTAACAGAGAAGCATCCATGCTTACCCCAAAATCCCTACGCTATCAGTAAATTTGCCATGGGGCAAATGGTTTTGCAATTATCTCAAAAATATGAAATGGAGGTAATCCATGTACGCCCCTTCAACCATTTTGGACCAGGGCAGCAGATGGGCTATGTAGTTAGTGATTTTGCTTCGCAGATTGCAGAGATTGAGCAAAAAATAAAACCGCCTGTGTTAAGAGTAGGGAACCTCAATGCTAAAAGGGATTTTACCGATGTAACAGATGTGGTACGGGCATATGCACTTTTAATGGAAAAGAGTCCGGCTGCAGGTATTTACAATGTCTGCTCAGGAATAGCTCGTTCTGCTCAGGATATTTTAGAGATATTAATCAATCAGGCAAAGGTTTCTATCGAAGTAGTACAGGATGCTTCTAAGCTCCGCCCATCTGAAGTACCGCTGTTTATTGGCTCTAATGCAAAAATATATCAAGCTACTACTTGGCGGCCTAAGCTTGAATTTGAAAATAGTATTATAAAAACCTTAAATTGGTGGCGCGACAAAGTAAAGATAAATGCTGGGAGATAG
- the gmd gene encoding GDP-mannose 4,6-dehydratase — protein sequence MLKGALITGITGQDGAYLAQLLLKKGYKVYGLMPRRSSSMTWRLEYLGIINKVEIIEGDVTDLSSLIRAIKKATPAEVYNLAAQSFVGTSWEQPVLTAQITGLGVLNILEAIRLTDPSIRFYQASTSEMFGLIQEQKQSEKTPFYPRSPYAVAKLYGHWITVNYRESFKIFACSGILFNHESPIRGIEFVTRKVTDAVARIKLGLQKELRLGNIDAKRDWGFAGDYVEAMWMMLQQEAPDDYVIATGRTTTVREMCDIAFKHVGLFYEDHVVVDPKFYRPAEVDVLLGTPDKAKERLGWEARTTLEELIQMMVDADMERVRAEIKNL from the coding sequence ATGTTAAAAGGAGCATTAATAACAGGGATAACAGGACAAGATGGAGCTTATTTGGCACAGCTTTTATTGAAAAAGGGCTATAAAGTATACGGATTGATGCCCCGACGCAGTTCCAGCATGACTTGGAGGTTAGAATATTTAGGGATAATAAATAAGGTAGAAATAATTGAAGGGGATGTAACGGATCTATCCTCCTTGATTAGAGCGATAAAAAAGGCGACTCCGGCAGAAGTATATAACCTGGCTGCCCAAAGCTTTGTGGGAACATCTTGGGAGCAACCTGTATTGACAGCTCAGATTACCGGGCTGGGAGTCTTAAATATCTTAGAGGCCATTAGACTCACTGACCCAAGCATTCGCTTTTATCAGGCATCGACCAGTGAAATGTTCGGGCTGATACAGGAACAGAAACAGTCGGAAAAGACTCCTTTCTATCCCCGGAGTCCTTATGCGGTGGCAAAATTGTATGGGCATTGGATAACGGTAAATTATAGAGAAAGCTTTAAAATCTTTGCCTGCAGCGGAATTCTTTTTAACCATGAGTCCCCCATTCGGGGAATAGAGTTTGTTACAAGGAAAGTTACAGATGCAGTGGCTCGCATAAAGCTGGGCTTACAAAAAGAGCTTCGTTTAGGAAACATTGATGCCAAACGGGATTGGGGTTTTGCCGGAGACTATGTAGAAGCCATGTGGATGATGCTGCAACAAGAAGCGCCGGACGACTATGTTATTGCTACAGGAAGAACCACAACGGTAAGAGAGATGTGTGATATTGCCTTTAAACATGTTGGATTATTTTATGAAGATCATGTAGTAGTTGATCCTAAGTTTTATCGGCCTGCTGAAGTGGACGTATTGCTCGGAACCCCTGATAAGGCCAAAGAGAGGCTTGGTTGGGAAGCAAGGACGACTCTTGAGGAATTGATTCAAATGATGGTTGATGCAGATATGGAGAGAGTCCGTGCGGAAATTAAAAATCTTTAA